The sequence TTTCTCTATAGCCTTAGGCATTCTTTACTCCATTCTTATTCAAAACAAACTCCAGAAATCCTTCCGAAGCGTCCGCTACGATTTGTTGAACCTCTTCAAAATCCTTCATGGTTCCGTAATATGGATCCGGAACATCCGAATCCTTGCCCGGGCCTTTTTGGAACTTTCTGAACAAATGGACTTTTTTTCTTTCTTCGTCGCCGGAAGCCAGGGCGAATAAATCCTTTTGGTTGGATCTGTCCATGGCGAGGATATAATCGAAATTTTCAAAATCGGACTTTTTAAATTGCCTGGCCTTATGCACAAGCTCGATCCCTTTCTTGCGAGCGGTTTGCCTGGCTCTCGGATCTGCGAGTTCTCCTAAATGATAGCGTGACGTGCCACAGGAATCCACTTCGAAGAGATGAAATAGCCCTCTCTTCTGGATCAGATCGATAAACGCTCCTTCGGCAGCCGGAGATCTGCAGATATTTCCCAAGCAGACAAACAAGACCTTACACTTAAGCTGAGAATCGGGAGAATCCACCATGATGGAAAAGAAACTATTTAGCTTCGATTTTCTCCCATAAGAACTCAGGGATCGATCTCATCAGCACACCCACAAGCGCCCAAGGAAACCAAGGCACAGTCGCAGATCTGACGCCGGATTCGATCCTATCGTAAATTTTTTTGGCTCCCTTTTCTACGGAAACAAGAAAAGGACGAGAATCCAACTTTTGATTGATAGGAGTATCTATGAAGCCCGGATGGATCACCGTGACCTTGATCCCGGACTTTCGGACCTCTCCTCTCAGAGCTTCTAAGTAAGTCGAGACCGCCGCCTTGGAAGTGGAGTAACTTGCGGAACCAGGCAGCCCACGGAAGGAGGCCACCGAGGAGATACCTACTATCTGCCCCTTCTTCTGAGATCGGAACACACTTTGTAAAGCGGAGACTCCTGCCATGAGGCCGAGAAGGTTCGTATCGATCACCTTCTTATCTGCTTCAAAACTCTTGGCACCGAAAGAAGAACTGGTGGAGATCCCAGCATTCGCGATAAATAGATCCGCTCCTCCCAGATCCTTTGCCAATTTGGGAAGCACCTTAAAATTGTCTTCGGTCTTGGAGACGTCCAGGCTTGCTGTCAAAACCTTTCCGCCCGCATTAAAGCCCCGGATCTCTTTTGCGATCTCTTCCAAAACTTTTTTACGGCGTGCAGTCAATGCCACATCATGCCCCGCTTTGCCATACAATATGGCCAATTCTCTGCCAATTCCGGAGCTAGCTCCGGTTATAATAACTTTTTTCTTAGAACTCAGGTTGGACATAGAAGTAAACCGCCGAGTGATCCATTAAATTGGTTTACCACAAGGCGGGAAAAGAATTATTTTACCAGTAAAATACATTGTAAAAGAGAAAGACTAAGGGTTCGGCAACCGCTCCGTAACATTTCGATCCGGAAAGAGAATGGATACTTTGGAAGAAGTTTTAAAATCAAAGGAAGAAGAGATCCAAAAACTCAGAGAACTCTTGGAGCTGTACGAGAGAGTCTCCAAGCTAGGCGAAGAAGAGCTACTCGCCGCAGAGCAAACCCTGAACGCGCAGGAAACCACTGCCAATCTAGCCCGAAACGAACTCATAGAGATGAGAGACCGTTTCAAAGGTCTCGGTCAACTCAATTCGGAAAGAAAGACCGCGATCTTAGAGATCGTAAACGATAGACAAGCCCCTCTTCCTAGCCTTGCCACCAAGTTCGAGGAGATGGGCAAGAAGGACGATTATTTCTACTCCGACTTCTTTCGGATCATAGCCAACCTGGACCTGCCCGAATCGGAGGCCAGATCCCTTTGGAAAGAAGTCTATGCCCATGCAGAAGGGATCAGTAAACAGCTCGGCCGAAGCATGAACTTCGTGGTCGCCCTACTAGATTATATTTATTTAAAGAATCGGCTCATAGAGAACCCCAAGATCGTGGATATCTATTCATTCGAAGAGATCATCCTGAATGCCGTCATAGACGAAGGCACCGGGATCTATAATAGACGATATTTCAATCTGGTCCTCAATAAAGAGATCACCCGAAGCAAGAGATACCAACGAAGCTTCTGCTTGTTCCTATTCGATCTGGACAATTTCAAGAAGATCAACGATACCAAAGGACATTCTTTCGGGGACGATATACTGAAACTGGTTGCGGGAACCTTAATGTACGCCTTCCGGACAGAGGATATCAGCTGCAGGGTGGGAGGAGAGGAATTCACGGTCATTCTACCGGAAACTTCCAAGGCAAATGCGAGAGTCGCTATAGAGAGATTCCGTACCTACCTCAGAAATTCCTCTAAGAACGATTTTGGGATAGAGGTCACCGTCTCCGGAGGAGTCGCCGAATACCCCAAAGACGGGGAAGAAAGCAGCCGACTCTACTCGATTTCCGATGCAAGATTGTACGAGGCCAAATCCTTAGGAAAGGACAGGATCGTCTACGAATAGATCTACCTGATCTAATTCTACTCTATCTGGTACTCGATCTCTTTGGTAGTGATCTCGTTTAATTTAGAGATCAGAAGCTCGTTCGTATTTGCCAAACGGTCCGCAAGAATTCTTACCATCTTAGCGGCAAACTCAGGATTCGCGATCAGATATCTCTCCAATTGCTGCTTGGATTCTACAGGGACCATCTCGGTATCCACAATCGCTCTTGCAGTGGCAGTCCTAGGCTTGGCTCGGAACAAGGCCATCTCACCAAAAAAATCGCCTTTCTTCATTAAGGCCAGGCGAGTGGCCGAATTTTTATGAGTAAAAAATATTTCAACAGTGCCGGAGGTGATGATATACATGGAATTATTCAATTCACCTTCTCTGAAAATAATTTGCCCGGCGGGAATATTGATTTTGTTCATGAACTCCTGCTTCCGATTTTCGGCTTTTCGTTTGCGATCGTTTCCATATCGATCGCCTTGTTTATCTGACTTTTTTTCCTATCAAATCCTAACCCATGCGGGCCTCAAAATAAAGGAACTTCAATAGGCAGACAATGGATCCTATTTAATGATCGGGTTTACAAAGTGAATTCTCGAGCCCTTTCCCAAAGAAGGAACTCCCCTGCCCTACTCCAGAATTTTTGAGGAAATTCGGGATTTTGCAGAAGATACCTGAGATTTACAGGCCATCCCTATAAGATCACAAAAACAGAGAGGGACAAAGAAACTCCTGTTGATTATGTCTCATTAAAATCCCGCAAAACTCAAATCCGAAGCTCATCCATCATTGCGGGCGAACCCTAAAGAATATACAGTGAGCCGAGGAGCTTGACGGCCCACAAGAAGCCCTTCAGGACATTCCATTCCGAAAGCGAGCGTCATAAACAACGCCGGACTCTCGGATCTCAGAAAGAGAATTCGCGTACGCAATCAGGATCTTGAGAGCAAACACGCTTCTCTCCCTGATATAAGAATCTTCTTGGGAAACAGGTTCACCTCCGTTGACGAGATGTTCCACCTCTCGGAAGATCAAATGTTCCGGAATATAACAGATCTTGGTGTTCTTATAAGAACTCGCACGAAGCTCATGGATCGGGAATGCGCCACCTCTGGCTGCCGAAACAGAGGCGAGCAATGCAGGCTTATGGCCCAACTGAACGAGTCCCGCATGTAAGAAGAAATTCTTGATCGCAGGGCTTGCCATTCCTCCGTATTCGGGAGTGACCACGACAAAACCTTCTGCACTTTTGAGCTCGGAATCGATAGGTTTCCATACGCCTTGCCAAACTGAATTCGATTCCGTCTGAGTAGAGTCATAGAAAGGAAGAGGATTCTTTCCCAGATCCAATGTCCAGGTTTCTACCGACATCTCTTTTAACTTAGAGGCCAAAAAGGCTCCGACCTTTGCTGACTGGGATTCTTTCTGTTGAGAAGCTACTATGATACCGATCTTCATTCTATTCCTTTGGTATAAACGATTGGCTTCGAGAACGAAAGGAAACTTCTTCTCAAAGCACTTGCTGAGAACAAAATAGAAAAACGGGGGTTTTCTCCAACGAGAAAAAAAGCGAAAGGCTCAGCTCAGGCCGTATTTTTTCTTCAGATTAGAAAGTTCTCTTAGGAAAGAATCCCTGTTCTTAGAACTAAGGGATTTCAGATCCACTATGATCCTCTCGGGCGCCTTGCGGGGTGAAATGATTTCACCCCCTCTGCCTTCCTTCTTCTTCAATAAGGTTTCCAGGTTCTTGACAGAAGGCTCAGCTCCAGTCTTCAGCAATTCCGCAACCGATCTTTGGTCCAGTCTTGCGATCGAGCTCAATTGCTTTACATATCTTTCGGTGTAACCTAAGATCTTTCCGACTTCTTCTGCAGTTTTCTTTCTTTCTTTTCTGAGGAATTGGATAGCGCGTCCCACTTCCCAAGGGTTTAAACTTTTTCTCTTTTCGTTCTCGGCCAGGGCCATTTCGTAGCATCTATCTTCGGAAGCTTCCGTCTCTACCACAGGAACGGATTTCCAGCCAAGGATCCTTGCGGCCTGGAACCTTCTCTCTCCTGCTACGATCTGGAACTTCTTACCTTGCTTACGGACTACGATCGGCTCTATCAACCCTAGTCTTTTCATGGACTCGACCAGATCGCCTACTTCTTCTTTTCCGAAGACTCTTGGTTGGTCCGGATTCGGGAGAATATCCGAAAGCGAGATCTCTTTCTTAGAAGTTTCTTCTCCGCCGAAGGCGGTCAGCAAATCCAGTCCCGCGAAATCAGCTCTTTTTGCCATCGGATCTCCTCATTACTTCCTCGGCGAGAACGGAAAACATCTGCATCGCCTTGGGATCGTATTCTGATAAAAGTTTGCGTTTTGCTTGGGACTGAGGAATTGCCTCTCTCCGATACACAACCGATTCGAAAACAGGGAAATATTTGCGCACAGTTTCCGCGAGACCCGAAAGAGCCCTTGAGTCCTCGTATTGATTCAAGACCGCTCCCAAGAGTCCAAGGGTCGGATTCGCTTTCTTTCGGATCTTCTCGATCGTACCATGAAGGTCCTTCAGCCCTTGCACGCTGAACGCTCTGGTTTGTATGGGGACTAGCACCGAGTCTGCCGCGATCAGAGCATTCTCCAGGATCAATCCGAGAGACGGAGGACAATCTATTATAATATATTCATAAGAGGAGCGCACAGGCAATAGAGCTTCTTTCAGAAGATCAAAATCGTCTCTCTCATACGGAGTAGTAAAGTTCGCTAAATGAATAGAAGAAGGGACCAGATCCAATCCGGGTGCAAGATTCACTATGATCTCGGAGATAGGAAGCTTATCCTCGTTCTTATATCCCAGAGAATGAAAGACGGACTTCTCCGTTTGCCCCACATAAAGCTGAGTGATATTTGCCTGAGCATCCCAGTCCAAGAGAAGCACTTTCTTTCCTGCCTTAGACAATGCTTCTGCCAAGCAAATGGAGACTGTGGTCTTTCCTTCTCCGCCTTTCTGATTGGAAACAGCTATGATCACAGATTCATATGCACTCTTATCCTTCTTGGAGAAGTACTTATCCAATACTTCTGCCTTGTACTTTCCTTTGCCATCCTTTGGCACGGACCAGGCCTCCGCCTTTTCCAAGAATTCCTCCTCGGAACCTAAGGCGTATTCGGAAAGAACCTCTTCTACGTTCAATGATCTCGCTTTCACAAAGCACTCCGGAACTATCCTCTTGTTCCCCTTAAAGTCCCAATTTGTCAAGAAAACCTATGTCTCATTGGCCTCTAAGCGGGAAAAAACCGAATTGAAACGGTAGGGTAGGGGATAATGCTGGGGAGATTGCCTAGCGGAACAGGAATTCCATTAGGGGTGAAATCATCTCACCCCTTCGGCTTCAGGATGAAATGAAAATTCTAATTCGATTCTTGCTCTTATCTATCTTTTTAGTCCATCTGCAAAATATCCAAGCCCAAGACAAGGGCCCCCCTCTCATCCTAAAGACAGAATCCGATCAGAAGAACGAAACTACCCCGTCCTCCGGCGGAAACATTCCCTCCTTCCTGAAGGACTTTCTATCTCGCAGCTCCTTGACCGGGCTATTCGGCCAGAACGGCGGACAGCATATCTTCGAATCAGGGACCAAATATCCGAACCTCTCCGGAGTAAAGGCGGGGTCCAGGATCACCTACGATCGTGAATTCCAATACGGAGGTCTCGAGTTCAAGCACTGGTGGAATGGCTGGGAGATCAGCCTAGGATATAGAAGTAATTTTAAGAACCAAAGGACGGAGCAGGGTAGGGACGAGGACTTCTTCATGGGAAGCGTGACCCAGGAGAGAGGGACAAAGATCGATCTAGGTCATCTTAGCTTTTACGATACACCCTATACTTTCACCGGCACCCAGAATTTCGCGGACGGTCGGGGAAAGCTGAAGATGAAACAGGATCGCATCAGCCTCCAAGCCAGAAAGTATTTCGGCACTTCCGACCCGGACCCTCGTAAGGCTGGTTCGGGAATATTCCTATCCGGCGGAGCCCATTATAGTTTCTTTAAATATTATCTCTACGATGTGACCCAATGGATCGCAACTGTCCCGATAGTCACCTATGGCCCCATCGGGATCGGGCTTAGTTATTCCAATTCCACTTGGGAATTCCCCTTTGGGATCGGCTATAGGTATTCTACCGGGAATTGGATGTTGGAAACAGGTTTTATGGGAAGCGTTTGGTATAGCCACTACAGGGATTACCATTACCAAAGGAACCTCAACTTCATAGGAGACTCTTCCGGATATGGGATAGAGACCCATATTGCAGGAGCATATGTTCTGAACTCTTGGATGTTCTTATTAAAGTTAACCGAATACAGACTGTACGGACAAGGAAGCTTTCAAACTCACGGAGGATTGAATACATCCGATATCCTTTCAAATTTCTCCGGAGAATATAGGAATTATCTTAGCACGAAGCAGTTCGCAGTAGAACTTCAGATCACTAATTTCTTGGATTGGATCTCTCGTTAATGAAAAATAAACTCTTACTCATCAATTTGGGCGGTCCCAGGAC is a genomic window of Leptospira langatensis containing:
- a CDS encoding low molecular weight protein-tyrosine-phosphatase, with product MVDSPDSQLKCKVLFVCLGNICRSPAAEGAFIDLIQKRGLFHLFEVDSCGTSRYHLGELADPRARQTARKKGIELVHKARQFKKSDFENFDYILAMDRSNQKDLFALASGDEERKKVHLFRKFQKGPGKDSDVPDPYYGTMKDFEEVQQIVADASEGFLEFVLNKNGVKNA
- a CDS encoding SDR family NAD(P)-dependent oxidoreductase, producing MSNLSSKKKVIITGASSGIGRELAILYGKAGHDVALTARRKKVLEEIAKEIRGFNAGGKVLTASLDVSKTEDNFKVLPKLAKDLGGADLFIANAGISTSSSFGAKSFEADKKVIDTNLLGLMAGVSALQSVFRSQKKGQIVGISSVASFRGLPGSASYSTSKAAVSTYLEALRGEVRKSGIKVTVIHPGFIDTPINQKLDSRPFLVSVEKGAKKIYDRIESGVRSATVPWFPWALVGVLMRSIPEFLWEKIEAK
- a CDS encoding GGDEF domain-containing protein, whose protein sequence is MDTLEEVLKSKEEEIQKLRELLELYERVSKLGEEELLAAEQTLNAQETTANLARNELIEMRDRFKGLGQLNSERKTAILEIVNDRQAPLPSLATKFEEMGKKDDYFYSDFFRIIANLDLPESEARSLWKEVYAHAEGISKQLGRSMNFVVALLDYIYLKNRLIENPKIVDIYSFEEIILNAVIDEGTGIYNRRYFNLVLNKEITRSKRYQRSFCLFLFDLDNFKKINDTKGHSFGDDILKLVAGTLMYAFRTEDISCRVGGEEFTVILPETSKANARVAIERFRTYLRNSSKNDFGIEVTVSGGVAEYPKDGEESSRLYSISDARLYEAKSLGKDRIVYE
- a CDS encoding Crp/Fnr family transcriptional regulator produces the protein MNKINIPAGQIIFREGELNNSMYIITSGTVEIFFTHKNSATRLALMKKGDFFGEMALFRAKPRTATARAIVDTEMVPVESKQQLERYLIANPEFAAKMVRILADRLANTNELLISKLNEITTKEIEYQIE
- a CDS encoding NADPH-dependent FMN reductase; amino-acid sequence: MKIGIIVASQQKESQSAKVGAFLASKLKEMSVETWTLDLGKNPLPFYDSTQTESNSVWQGVWKPIDSELKSAEGFVVVTPEYGGMASPAIKNFFLHAGLVQLGHKPALLASVSAARGGAFPIHELRASSYKNTKICYIPEHLIFREVEHLVNGGEPVSQEDSYIRERSVFALKILIAYANSLSEIRESGVVYDARFRNGMS
- a CDS encoding ParB/RepB/Spo0J family partition protein, which gives rise to MAKRADFAGLDLLTAFGGEETSKKEISLSDILPNPDQPRVFGKEEVGDLVESMKRLGLIEPIVVRKQGKKFQIVAGERRFQAARILGWKSVPVVETEASEDRCYEMALAENEKRKSLNPWEVGRAIQFLRKERKKTAEEVGKILGYTERYVKQLSSIARLDQRSVAELLKTGAEPSVKNLETLLKKKEGRGGEIISPRKAPERIIVDLKSLSSKNRDSFLRELSNLKKKYGLS
- a CDS encoding ParA family protein, producing the protein MKARSLNVEEVLSEYALGSEEEFLEKAEAWSVPKDGKGKYKAEVLDKYFSKKDKSAYESVIIAVSNQKGGEGKTTVSICLAEALSKAGKKVLLLDWDAQANITQLYVGQTEKSVFHSLGYKNEDKLPISEIIVNLAPGLDLVPSSIHLANFTTPYERDDFDLLKEALLPVRSSYEYIIIDCPPSLGLILENALIAADSVLVPIQTRAFSVQGLKDLHGTIEKIRKKANPTLGLLGAVLNQYEDSRALSGLAETVRKYFPVFESVVYRREAIPQSQAKRKLLSEYDPKAMQMFSVLAEEVMRRSDGKKS
- a CDS encoding putative porin, with translation MKILIRFLLLSIFLVHLQNIQAQDKGPPLILKTESDQKNETTPSSGGNIPSFLKDFLSRSSLTGLFGQNGGQHIFESGTKYPNLSGVKAGSRITYDREFQYGGLEFKHWWNGWEISLGYRSNFKNQRTEQGRDEDFFMGSVTQERGTKIDLGHLSFYDTPYTFTGTQNFADGRGKLKMKQDRISLQARKYFGTSDPDPRKAGSGIFLSGGAHYSFFKYYLYDVTQWIATVPIVTYGPIGIGLSYSNSTWEFPFGIGYRYSTGNWMLETGFMGSVWYSHYRDYHYQRNLNFIGDSSGYGIETHIAGAYVLNSWMFLLKLTEYRLYGQGSFQTHGGLNTSDILSNFSGEYRNYLSTKQFAVELQITNFLDWISR